In the genome of Gadus morhua chromosome 14, gadMor3.0, whole genome shotgun sequence, one region contains:
- the LOC115559115 gene encoding LOW QUALITY PROTEIN: C-Jun-amino-terminal kinase-interacting protein 1-like (The sequence of the model RefSeq protein was modified relative to this genomic sequence to represent the inferred CDS: deleted 1 base in 1 codon), which produces MADREKRKPGSPSGRLPRGRGSIRVKSPAGFRLTHDISLDGFEDDDLSEITEITDECGVSLNCNGLEIKGHMRRGTSSMSGRAELGAVGHLQAEMLHLELIDGADGYRGDTESSKVSAVATPTAATKDSATPVTMDTYRPKRPTTLNLFPIVPRTQDTLNNNSFGKKYSWQEKVSRSSSPQKTGEVSPPHEHSCLSDEDKMQGGGAQTKDRGTSTDAPCRHGKAQQKPPAPPPPPQNYTPGPLHPAGAGRAADAAAAEPHPHRERIRYHTADVRLEPTEEIYLTPVQRSADALDPPADKERPFLSQQAEQVRMSVSSDTEGPPPYQPLPDRTDASIHEEDDDLDRRGDRALRHHGDDEDDDEEDQYEDDEVYIPPPSYASCVEALITPPPGHTPAPDLTPRAEPGGAGWGAMAVLRGTGVGVEYVDAGDDNYGAGEDEDVDRVMMDGRRRRRRKGGEAGEKGGGAGGKAAPPARTSMSSEASGLSYDSVKYTLVVDEHAQLELVSLRHCYHGYSDDSDSATVYDNCVSSPYESALGEYGEEEEEEEEEEGEEEGVGARRSEGGARREATACLSDESTPDGDLHFSKKFLNVFMNGRSRSSSAESFGLFSCLINGEERDQSHRAVYRFVPRHADELELEVEDPLLVEVQAEDFWYEGYNMRTGSRGIFPSYYAVEVAKEEAESESSPAKSSEWMDRYRMKFLGSVQVPYHKGNDVLCAAMQKIATNRRATVQYNPPSSCILEIDVKGIKLVVQDDYYACDQSHECNHFFQLKNVSFCGFHPKNSKYFGFITKHPADQRFACHVFVSENSTKPLAESVGKAFQLYYKQFVEVSCPTEDIYLE; this is translated from the exons gcTGACGCACGACATCAGCCTTGACGGATTCGAGGATGACGACCTGTCGGAGATCACGGAGATCACCGATGAGTGCGGCGTCAGCCTCAACTGCAACGGCCTGGAGATCAAG GGTCACATGCGCCGGGGAACCAGTAGCATGTCGGGGAGGGCGGAGCTAGGCGCCGTGGGCCACCTCCAGGCGGAGATGCTGCATTTGGAGCTCATCGACGGGGCCGACGGTTACCGCGGCGACACGGAATCCTCCAAGGTGTCGGCCGTGGCAACCCCGACCGCGGCGACCAAGGACTCCGCCACACCTGTTACCATGGACACCTACCGACCCAAGAGACCCACGACCCTTAACCTCTTCCCCATCGTGCCGCGCActcag gacACATTAAACAACAACTCTTTCGGGAAGAAATACAGTTGGCAGGAAAAGGTTTCCCGGTCGTCCTCCCCTCAGAAAACAG gcgaggtctcccccccccatgaGCACAGCTGCCTGAGTGACGAGGACAAGATGCAGGGCGGGGGCGCCCAGACCAAGGACCGCGGCACCTCCACCGACGCCCCCTGCAGGCACGGCAAGGCCCAGCAGAAGCCCCCggcgccg ccccccccgccgcagAACTACACCCCCGGACCCCTGCACCCGGCCGGGGCGGGCCGGGCGGCcgacgcggcggcggcggagccccacccccaccgggAGAGGATCCGCTACCACACGGCGGACGTGCGTCTGGAGCCCACCGAGGAGATCTACCTGACGCCCGTGCAGCGTTCGGCCGACGCCCTGGACCCCCCCGCCGACAAGGAGCGGCCCTTCCTGTCGCAGCAGGCGGAGCAGGTCCGCATGTCCGTCAGCTCCGACACCGAGGGCCCGCCCCCCTACCAGCCCCTCCCCGACCGGACCGACGCCTCCATCcacgaggaggacgacgacctCGATCGCCGCGGCGACCGCGCCCTTCGTCACCACGGcgacgacgaggacgacgacgaggaggacCAGTACGAGGACGACGAGGTGTACATCCCGCCGCCGTCGTACGCCTCCTGCGTGGAGGCCCTGATCACTCCCCCGCCGGGACACACCCCCGCCCCGGACCTCACGCCCCGGGCGGAGCCTGGCGGGGCCGGCTGGGGCGCCATGGCGGTGCTGAGGGGGACGGGCGTTGGCGTGGAGTACGTGGACGCCGGCGACGACAACTACGGCGCCGGCGAGGACGAGGACGTGGACCGCGTGATGATGGACGGCCGGCGCCGCCGCAGGAGGAAGggcggggaggcgggggagaagggaggcGGAGCCGGCGGGAAGGCCGCGCCCCCGGCCAGGACTTCCATGAGCTCGGAGGCCAGCGGGCTGTCGTACGACTCAGTCAAGTACACGCTGGTGGTGGACGAGCACGCGCAGCTGGAGCTGGTCAGCCTGCGCCACTGTTACCACGGCTACAGTGACGACAGCGACTCGGCCACCGTCTACGACAACTGCGTGTCCTCGCCCTACGAGTCGGCCCTCGGGGAGtacggcgaggaggaggaggaggaggaggaggaggagggggaggaggagggggtgggggccagaaggagcgagggaggggcgAGGCGGGAGGCCACGGCGTGCCTCTCGGACGAGTCCACCCCCGACGGAGACCTCCACTTCTCCAAGAAGTTCCTCAACGTCTTCATGAACGGACGTTCTCGCTCTTCCA GCGCAGAGTCCTTCGGTTTGTTTTCCTGTTTGATcaacggagaggagagggaccaGAGTCACAGAGCTGTTTACAG gttcgTCCCGCGCCACGCCGAcgagctggagctggaggtggaggacccCCTGCTGGTGGAGGTGCAGGCGGAGGACTTCTGGTACGAGGGCTACAACATGCGCACCGGCAGCCGCGGCATCTTCCCCTCCTACTACGCCGTCGAGGTCGCcaaggaggaggctgagagCGAGAGCTCCCCAG CGAAGAGCAGCGAATGGATGGACAGATACCGGATGAAATTCCTGGGCTCAGTCCAAGTGCCCTATCACAAAGGGAACGATGTGCTGTGTGCAGCCATGCAGAAG ATCGCCACAAATAGGAGGGCGACCGTTCAGTACAACCCGCCCTCATCGTGCATCCTGGAGATCGATGTCAAAGGCATCAAGCTTGTGGTCCAGGATGACTACTATGCTTGTGACCAG AGCCATGAGTGCAACCACTTTTTCCAGCTGAAGAACGTCTCATTCTGCGGCTTTCATCCGAAAAACAGCAA GTATTTTGGCTTCATCACCAAGCACCCGGCAGACCAGAGGTTCGCCTGTCACGTGTTTGTCTCGGAGAACTCCACCAAACCCCTGGCTGAGTCAGTAGG GAAAGCCTTCCAGTTGTACTACAAACAGTTTGTGGAGGTGTCGTGCCCGACAGAGGACATCTATCTGGAGTAG